A genomic region of Brachyhypopomus gauderio isolate BG-103 unplaced genomic scaffold, BGAUD_0.2 sc114, whole genome shotgun sequence contains the following coding sequences:
- the LOC143497881 gene encoding E3 ubiquitin-protein ligase TRIM39-like yields MAESPQPRESRKNSVNTPFEAKWTQSTQIRWISVFSVFLTFFVLILSNTVTHDSRNHLSEKQVQCSICLDALTDPVSTPCGHNFCKTCLTDYWDNSQHFHCPLCKEKFNKRPELKINTTLREVVDQFKKKSGLNKPDVLCDTCTGVKMKAVKSCLDCGLTFCKSHLEPHNNVTKLKKHKLINPVKNLEDYICQKHERPLEMFCKNDKMCVCQFCIETDHKTHRTVPVEHESGQKKTQLWKTQSEVQQMIQERLKKIDQIKHSVALRKKGTEREIADNAEIFTALVRSIERSQAELLQVMEEKQKAAERQAEGLIKALEQEITELKRRDGELEQLSHTEDHIHLLQIYPTVCNPPQTKNWTDISIDIRLSIENVRRVLSYLQKTLNDRISKRLNEKLRDTVSTELDMIEQYAVDVILDPDTANRYLVLSEDGKIVTCGDTKQNLPDNPKRFDMYAIVLGKEGFSSGRFYYEVQVKGKTEWDVGVASESVNRKGQITLTPPNGYWTVCLRNGIEFKACADFSVPLNLREKPHVLGVFVDYEEGLVSFYDVEARSHIYSFTGQSFTEKLYPFFCPCYNYKGKNSAPFIILPVSSRL; encoded by the exons ATGGCAGAATCGCCACAACCGAGAGAAAGCAGAAAGAACAGTGTGAACACACCGTTTGAGGCTAAGTGGACCCAATCAACCCAGATCAGATGGATCTCTGT GTTCAGTG TATTCCTCACATTTTTTGTTCTAATCTTATCAAACACAGTTACACATGATTCCAGAAATCACCTGTCTGAGAAGCAGGTCCAGTGTTCCATCTGTCTGGATGCGTTAACTGATCCCGTCTCAACTCCATGTGGACACAACTTCTGCAAGACCTGCCTTACAGACTACTGGGATAACAGTCAACATTTTCATTGTCCATTATGTAAAGAGAAATTCAATAAGAGACCTGAACTCAAGATTAATACAACACTGAGAGAGGTTGTGGATCAATTCAAGAAGAAAAGTGGCCTCAATAAACCTGATGTTCTTTGTGACACCTGCACTGGAGTGAAGATGAAGGCTGTAAAATCCTGTCTGGATTGTGGTCTGACATTTTGTAAATCTCATCTAGAGCCCCATAATAACGTCACAAAACTTAAGAAACACAAACTAATAAACCCTGTGAAGAATCTGGAGGATTACATATGTCAGAAACATGAGAGACCCCTGGAGATGTTCTGTAAAAATgacaagatgtgtgtgtgtcagttttgCATTGAGACAGACCACAAGACTCACAGGACAGTTCCCGTAGAACACGAGAGTGGACAGAAAAAG ACACAACTGTGGAAGACACAGTCAGAAGTACAGCAGATGATCCAAGAGAGACTGAAGAAGATTGACCAGATCAAACACTCAGTAGCGCTCAGAAAG aaaggcacagagagagagattgcagaCAATGCTGAGATCTTCACTGCTCTGGTGCGCTCCATTGAGAGAAGCCAGGCTGAGCTGcttcaggtgatggaggagaagcAGAAAGCAGCAGAGAGGCAGGCTGAAGGACTCATTAAAGCCCTGGAGCAGGAGATCACTGAACTAAAGAGGAGAGACGGTGAGCTGGAGCAGCTCTCCCACACTGAGGACCACATCCACCTCCTACAG ATCTACCCAACTGTATGCAACCCTCCACAAACCAAAAACTGGACTGACATCAGTATTGACATCCGTCTGAGCATAGAGAATGTGAGAAGAGTTTTGTCCTATCTGCAGAAGACGCTGAATGATAGAATTAGCAAAAGACTGAATGAAAAACtgagagacacag TCTCCACAGAGCTGGACATGATTGAACAGTATGCAG TGGATGTGATTCTGGATCCTGACACTGCTAACCGCTACCTCGTCCTGTCTGAAGATGGGAAAATAGTGACATGTGGAGACACAAAACAGAATCTCCCTGACAACCCAAAGAGATTTGACATGTATGCCATTGTCCTGGGAAAGGAGGGGTTTTCATCAGGGAGATTTTACTATGAGGTTCAGGTCAAGGGGAAGACTGAGTGGGATGTAGGAGTGGCCAGTGAGTCTGTTAACAGGAAGGGGCAGATTACACTGACCCCTCCGAATGGGTACTGGACCGTATGTCTGAGGAACGGGATCGAGTTTAAAGCTTGTGCTGATTTCTCTGTCCCCCTCAACCTGAGGGAAAAGCCCCATGTTTTGGGCGTGTTTGTGGATTATGAGGAGGGTCTGGTCTCCTTTTATGATGTGGAGGCCAGGTCTCATATCTACTCTTTCACTGGTCAGTCCTTCACTGAGAAACTCTACCCATTTTTTTGTCCCTGTTATAATTATAAAGGCAAAAACTCAGCTCCATTCATCATATTACCTGTGTCATCTCGTCTGTAA
- the LOC143497862 gene encoding zinc fingers and homeoboxes protein 1-like, producing the protein MEPRQAPDGSWQDPDSREVLIMSVEETHGDEGRGESAGTEDYGCRICGYKASDVCGLSQHLHSSHPVTTLPGPSSLNDEGHDRGQEGVVQVICVDPSSERQSSPPTGKSVPSEGATLSSSKHSEMSRTACAAENQVPERKDAVVNRTTAEVTKSTSPVSILPRRKASSSSGSTKGNQSEDSASFGSAGLNRTPLVCLPLVSEGLKLVWVRSEQTRELDGVAELVEAFNAFPYPTEQEAGALARRCSLSPDRVKVWFMMQRVRYGISWADADIHQTRLRLRRMCRGPTAEGLEDDGGEDETRDSSPHKRTRGQEAPHQGFRRAAARDAYSEQTRHAADRGKGLFQHCASDYSISAFLQHGTSNQYTNGLEQHFEYRPEALHTSAFKHSSPHRIPPQAHCDTNHSPPGGAELQSPDVYMCPPQPDAHGHHGSTAQYTALTYPPRPEPCRAPATPLRKKSKAQLMLLRRSFVHRNWPTEAEVQRLQRVTGLGRHEIRKWFADSRYQLRRSGRGWLAGEGRRSRPQQLLGRLRRRLEGGSLYEASDTIGSGAGLEFELEGKQGPLVEGVSMSDPGKEGEGEGLEFGHSHTSVKHEQQEIDVDLSVGPSPSPSSSSPSPSFLQGHAPSAGPEPYLRKKTKEQLEVLRQSFLRCQWPSSDDYTVLQRKSGLTRTEIVQWFGDTRYHIKHSNMRWMSSENRERIIAGLTKQQRRGGRTGRSRAGPEGVEERGRGGRSRAGPEGVEERGRGGRSRAGPEGVDAGFSLVVSQSSNGTGEGEIRTWDGLYTPSSSGLAGGDL; encoded by the exons ATGGAGCCGCGTCAGGCACCAGACGGTTCATGGCAGGACCCGGACAGCCGGGAAGTGCTTATTATGAGTGTGGAGGAGACCCACGGAGACGAGGGTAGGGGGGAGAGTGCAGGCACGGAGGACTACGGCTGTCGGATTTGTGGCTACAAAGCGTCCGACGTCTGCGGTCTGAGCCAGCATCTACACTCCAGCCATCCCGTCACCACCCTGCCTGGGCCGAGCTCGCTAAACGATGAGGGACACGACAGAGGACAGGAGGGTGTTGTCCAGGTTATATGTGTGGACCCAAGCTCAGAAAGACAAAGCAGCCCTCCAACTGGAAAG TCGGTGCCCTCCGAGGGGGCCACACTTTCCTCATCCAAACACTCAGAGATGAGCAGAACAGCATGTGCTGCAGAGAACCAGGTACCAGAGCGGAAAGATGCTGTGGTAAACAGAACCACTGCCGAGGTCACCAAAAGCACATCCCCCGTCTCCATTCTGCCTCGGAGGAAGGCCTCATCCTCTTCAGGGTCTACCAAAGGAAACCAAAGTGAGGACTCTGCCTCGTTTGGCTCAGCCGGCCTCAACCGGACGCCGCTGGTGTGTCTGCCGCTGGTGTCCGAGGGGCTGAAGCTGGTGTGGGTGCGCTCGGAGCAGACGCGCGAGCTGGACGGCGTTGCGGAGCTGGTGGAAGCCTTCAACGCCTTCCCGTACCCCACGGAGCAGGAGGCCGGGGCCCTCGCCCGCCGCTGCTCGCTGTCGCCGGACCGCGTCAAGGTGTGGTTCATGATGCAGCGCGTGCGCTACGGCATCAGCTGGGCCGACGCCGACATCCACCAGACCCGCCTGCGTCTGCGCCGCATGTGCAGAGGCCCCACCGCCGAGGGCCTCGAGGACGATGGCGGCGAAGACGAGACGCGGGACTCTTCGCCGCACAAGAGAACACGTGGGCAGGAGGCGCCGCATCAGGGTTTTAGACGGGCAGCCGCCAGGGACGCCTATTCAGAGCAGACGCGTCACGCAGCGGACCGTGGCAAGGGCTTATTTCAGCACTGTGCCAGTGactacagcatcagtgcttTTCTACAGCACGGTACCAGTAATCAGTACACCAACGGTTTGGAACAGCATTTTGAGTACAGACCAGAAGCTCTTCACACCAGCGCTTTCAAGCACTCGTCCCCACACAGAATCCCTCCTCAGGCCCACTGTGACACGAACCACtcgcctcctggcggagctgAGCTCCAGAGTCCCGACGTGTACATGTGCCCACCGCAGCCTGATGCCCACGGCCACCACGGCAGCACGGCGCAGTACACGGCCCTGACGTACCCGCCCAGGCCGGAGCCCTGCCGTGCCCCCGCCACCCCACTGCGGAAGAAGTCTAAAGCTCAGCTCATGTTGCTCCGACGCAGTTTCGTCCACAGGAACTGGCCCACGGAGGCCGAGGTCCAGCGCCTGCAGCGCGTGACCGGCCTCGGCCGCCACGAGATCCGCAAATGGTTCGCCGACAGCCGTTACCAGCTTCGCAGGAGCGGCCGGGGTTGGTTAGCTGGGGAGGGAAGGCGGAGTCGACCACAGCAGCTCCTGGGTAGGTTACGAAGGCGATTGGAAGGCGGCAGCCTGTATGAAGCCAGCGACACTATTGGCTCGGGGGCGGGACTTGAGTTTGAACTGGAAGGTAAGCAGGGCCCCCTAGTGGAGGGGGTCAGTATGTCAGATccagggaaagagggagagggtgaaggCCTGGAGTTTGGCCATAGTCACACGTCCGTTAAACACGAACAACAGGAGATTGACGTAGACCTTTCAGTAGGcccttccccctctccctcctcctcctctccctctccatccttCCTGCAAGGCCACGCCCCCAGCGCCGGGCCTGAGCCCTACCTCCGCAAGAAGACCAAGGAGCAGCTGGAAGTGCTCAGACAGAGCTTCCTACGCTGCCAGTGGCCCAGCAGCGATGACTACACAGTCCTCCAGAGGAAGTCGGGCCTGACGCGGACGGAGATCGTGCAGTGGTTCGGGGACACACGCTACCACATCAAACACTCCAACATGCGCTGGATGAGCTCGGAGAACAGGGAGCGCATAATCGCGGGCCTCACAAAGCAGCAGAGGAGAGGTGGGCGGACCGGCCGGAGCAGGGCGGGTCCTGAGGGAgtagaggagagggggcggggtggACGGAGCAGGGCGGGTCCTGAGGGAgtagaggagagggggcggggtggACGGAGCAGGGCGGGTCCTGAGGGAGTAGACGCTGGTTTCAGTCTGGTGGTGTCCCAATCCAGTAATGGGACAGGAGAGGGTGAGATCAGGACATGGGATGGCTTATACACGCCAAGTTCTTCAGGACTGGCAGGTGGTGACCTTTGA
- the LOC143497870 gene encoding lipid transferase CIDEB-like isoform X1, producing METTSSLIKSVSRRVWSPPQRPFRVCSWNREIRKGVTAASLQELQEKAAHALQIPSPVSLVCEEDGTEVDSEEFLMAMPDNTVLMGMEPGQAWRPHPLGQRSGSIKPADCKPRTGRDIAQVTFDLYRLNPKDTFGSLSVKAKFKGLYSIGADFQCLGPKKVLRETLRMISTLLQAAGHMLITSATVIRRIIQGADLLQVQHDTMQKDYWN from the exons ATGGAAACAACATCTTCACTGATTAA GTCTGTGTCCCGGCGGGTATGGTCTCCTCCTCAGAGGCCGTTCAGGGTGTGCTCCTGGAACCGAGAGATCAGGAAGGGAGTTACTGCTGCATCCTTACAGGAGCTGCAAGAGAAG GCAGCTCACGCTCTGCAGATCCCTAGCCCGGTGTCtctggtgtgtgaggaggaCGGCACCGAGGTGGATTCAGAAGAGTTCCTCATGGCAATGCCAGACAACACGGTGCTCATGGGCATGGAGCCGGGGCAGGCCTGGAGACCCCATCCT TTAGGTCAGAGAAGCGGTTCCATCAAACCAGCTGACTGCAAGCCCCGAACTGGTCGTGACATCGCCcaggtgacctttgacctttaccGTCTGAACCCAAAGGACACATTTGGCTCCCTGAGCGTGAAGGCCAAGTTCAAGGGACTGTACTCCATCGGTGCCGACTTCCAGTGCCTGGGGCCCAAGAAAGTGCTCAG AGAGACCCTCAGAATGATCTCCACTTTACTTCAAGCAGCGGGTCACATGTTGATCACTTCAGCCACTGTGATTCGCCGAATAATTCAGGGGGCGGACCTCTTGCAAGTTCAGCATGATACCATGCAGAAAGATTACTGGAACTGA
- the LOC143497870 gene encoding lipid transferase CIDEB-like isoform X2, producing METTSSLIKSVSRRVWSPPQRPFRVCSWNREIRKGVTAASLQELQEKAAHALQIPSPVSLVCEEDGTEVDSEEFLMAMPDNTVLMGMEPGQAWRPHPVGQRSGSIKPADCKPRTGRDIAQVTFDLYRLNPKDTFGSLSVKAKFKGLYSIGADFQCLGPKKVLRETLRMISTLLQAAGHMLITSATVIRRIIQGADLLQVQHDTMQKDYWN from the exons ATGGAAACAACATCTTCACTGATTAA GTCTGTGTCCCGGCGGGTATGGTCTCCTCCTCAGAGGCCGTTCAGGGTGTGCTCCTGGAACCGAGAGATCAGGAAGGGAGTTACTGCTGCATCCTTACAGGAGCTGCAAGAGAAG GCAGCTCACGCTCTGCAGATCCCTAGCCCGGTGTCtctggtgtgtgaggaggaCGGCACCGAGGTGGATTCAGAAGAGTTCCTCATGGCAATGCCAGACAACACGGTGCTCATGGGCATGGAGCCGGGGCAGGCCTGGAGACCCCATCCTGTAG GTCAGAGAAGCGGTTCCATCAAACCAGCTGACTGCAAGCCCCGAACTGGTCGTGACATCGCCcaggtgacctttgacctttaccGTCTGAACCCAAAGGACACATTTGGCTCCCTGAGCGTGAAGGCCAAGTTCAAGGGACTGTACTCCATCGGTGCCGACTTCCAGTGCCTGGGGCCCAAGAAAGTGCTCAG AGAGACCCTCAGAATGATCTCCACTTTACTTCAAGCAGCGGGTCACATGTTGATCACTTCAGCCACTGTGATTCGCCGAATAATTCAGGGGGCGGACCTCTTGCAAGTTCAGCATGATACCATGCAGAAAGATTACTGGAACTGA
- the LOC143497865 gene encoding uncharacterized protein LOC143497865: MNNGETVPVASLRLLAPPLRLVSAAMWKVMQQRDAMHYGKLEEFVTSVSETVPGLLSYRHQAKLVVGLQARLILEQLGASQSPDPELILSHLKRLRAPTLPVGKGKDQKVQMAVKNFHSLVQTLLKNPEERRRFFQEDFDSQYGPHYETALEKLLWEFLTRLDQLLPVPDLTETASWLAGAPAVLEECARAASQPQLLRTLLKHERCLGHLDPAASIPSSTGDSILSSLSLPPSGRVQHPSHQSGSTTAANWVPSPGLSTQRSKIGQRRETRPPIAPVIGSISGEDLPQSTPANDNTVSILEQDTPRKELCGDRKRRDGLDDTCKASKATPGGSSPGDSGPPSNLASCMKCELRVVVTRLDIRDVTQPVLLNASVGEEQATKSPRDQAINGVSRGRNGNSVTRKRKLSNMLTPQKHLSSVTDQQTSAVSPIIPLVTKEVQVRMASSERNSSRNQTTDDIIIDSEDEAIQNVKGRLFKKCYSKTKNNTYVPTLREFWRRPFYRDLVSPGNGSR; this comes from the exons ATGAATAACG GTGAAACTGTACCTGTCGCCTCCCTTCGTCTGTTGGCCCCGCCCCTAAGACTGGTCTCCGCGGCCATGTGGAAGGTGATGCAGCAGCGTGACGCGATGCACTACGGGAAGCTGGAGGAGTTCGTGACATCAGTATCGGAGACGGTACCTGGACTGCTGAGTTACAGACATCAGGCAAAGCTGGTCGTGGGTCTGCAGGCGCGG CTGATCCTGGAACAGCTCGGTGCATCACAGTCTCCTGACCCTGAGTTAATTCTGTCTCACTTAAAGAGACTACGTGCTCCCACCCTGCCTGTAGGAAAA GGGAAGGATCAGAAAGTCCAGATGGCTGTGAAGAATTTCCACAGCCTGGTTCAGACTTTGCTTAAGAACCCAGAGGAAAGAAGACGATTCTTCCAG GAGGACTTCGACTCTCAGTACGGGCCTCATTACGAGACCGCTCTGGAGAAGCTGCTGTGGGAGTTCCTCACCAGACTGGACCAGCTCCTGCCTGTCCCAGACCTCACCGAG ACTGCGTCGTGGCTCGCTGGCGCCCCTGCAGTCCTGGAAGAGTGTGCGCGTGCTGCGTCTCAGCCACAGCTCCTCAGGACTCTGCTGAAGCACGAGAGATGCTTGGGCCACCTGGACCCAGCTG CATCTATTCCCTCGTCCACCGGAGATTCCATTTTATCTTCCCTTTCCTTACCTCCTTCTGGCAGAGTACAACACCCATCCCACCAATCAGGATCTACAACAGCAGCAAACTGGGTCCCGAGCCCTGGTCTATCAACACAGAGATCGAAAATTGGGCAGAGGAGAGAAACTAGACCACCAATCGCACCTGTTATTGGCTCGATATCTGGGGAAGACCTCCCACAAAGCACTCCAGCCAATGACAACACAGTATCCATTTTGGAACAGGACACCCCCAGGAAAGAATTGTGTGGAGACAGGAAAAGAAGAGATGGGCTCGATGACACCTGTAAGGCTTCCAAGGCAACACCAGGCGGCAGCTCACCGGGAGACAGTGGCCCGCCTTCTAACCTTGCTTCCTGTATGAAGTGTGAGCTTCGCGTCGTCGTCACACGACTGGATATCCGAGATGTCACTCAACCCGTGCTGTTGAACGCCTCGGTCGGTGAGGAACAGGCTACAAAGTCTCCAAGAGACCAAGCCATCAACGGTGTGTCCAGAGGAAGAAATGGTAACAGCGTGACCCGGAAAAGGAAGCTCAGTAACATGTTGACCCCCCAGAAGCACCTGAGCAGTGTGACTGATCAGCA AACCTCTGCTGTCTCTCCTATCATACCTCTTGTAACTAAGGAAGTCCAAGTAAGGATGGCTAGTTCAG AAAGGAACTCTTCTCGAAATCAAACCACTGATGACATTATTATTGATTCAGAAGATGAAGCTATTCAGAATGTGAAAGGAagg CTATTTAAGAAGTGTTACTCCAAGACCAAGAACAACACGTACGTTCCCACCCTGCGGGAGTTCTGGCGTCGTCCATTCTACCGTGACCTGGTGTCTCCAGGGAACGGGAGCAGATGA
- the LOC143497867 gene encoding dehydrogenase/reductase SDR family member 4-like, with amino-acid sequence MLRAVTKTLITSPISAARTMSHCSLSGKVAIVTASTDGIGFAAAQALGKRGAHVIVSSRRQGNVDKAVSLLRNDNIEVTGTTCNVGNTEERERLVKMAVEQCGGIDILVSNAAVNPFFGNILESTDEVWSKILDVNVKATFLLTKQVVPHMEKRGGGSVVIVSSVAGYQPMQGLGPYSVSKTALLGLTQALAPELAQSNIRVNCVAPGIIKTRFSSALWQNEEATNELMKRISIKRLGTPEDIGGTIAFLCSEDASYITGETITVTGGINCRL; translated from the exons ATGTTGAGAGCTGTAACTAAAACCCTTATCACCAGTCCCATCAGTGCTGCAAGAACGATGTCTCACTGCAGCCTCTCTGGAAAAGTTGCTATAGTTACTGCATCCACAGATGG GATTGGCTTTGCTGCGGCACAGGCACTGGGTAAGAGGGGAGCTCACGTTATTGTGAGCAGCCGTCGGCAAGGCAACGTGGACAAAGCTGTGTCACTGTTACGCAACGACAACATTGAAGTGACTGGTACCACCTGTAACGTGGGGAAtacggaggagagagagaggctggtcAAGATG GCTGTGGAGCAGTGTGGGGGTATTGACATCCTGGTCTCTAATGCGGCTGTGAACCCTTTCTTTGGAAACATCTTAGAATCCACAGACGAAGTCTGGAGCAAG ATATTAGACGTGAATGTGAAAGCCACGTTCCTACTGACCAAACAAGTAGTCCCTCACATGGagaagagagg GGGTGGCTCAGTGGTGATTGTGTCCTCGGTAGCAGGGTACCAGCCAATGCAG GGGCTGGGTCCGTACAGCGTGAGTAAGACTGCCCTGTTGGGCCTAACGCAAGCTCTCGCTCCCGAACTCGCTCAAAGTAACATCCGAGTCAACTGCGTGGCTCCGGGAATCATCAAGACACGCTTCAGTTCTGCT TTGTGGCAGAATGAGGAAGCAACAAATGAGCTTATGAAGCGAATCAGCATTAAAAG actaggaacaccagaggacatTGGGGGAACGattgctttcctgtgttctgaggACGCCTCGTACATCACTGGAGAGACGATCACTGTCACAGGTGGCATAAACTGCAGACTGTAA
- the LOC143497866 gene encoding uncharacterized protein LOC143497866 isoform X1, giving the protein MWKVMQQRDAMHYGKLEEFVTSVSETVPGLLSYRHQAKLVVGLQAQLILEQLGASQSPDPELILSHLKRLCAPTLPVGKFQGKDQKVQMAVKNFHSLVQTLLKNPEERIRFFQEDFDSQYGPHYETALEKLLWEFLTRLDQLLPVPDLTETASWLAGAPAVLEECARAASQPQLLRTLLKHERCLGHLDPAASIPSSTGDSILSSLSLPPSGRVQHPSHQSGSTTAANWVPSPGLSTQRSKIGQRRETRPPIAPVIGSISGEDLPQSTPANDNTVSILEQDTTRKELCGDRKRRDGLDDPCKASKATPGGSSPGDSGPPSNLSSCMKCELRVVVTRLDIRDVTQPVLLNASVSEEQATKSPRDQAINGVSRGRNGNRVTRKRKLSNMLTLQKHLSSVTDQQTSAVSPIIPLVTKEVQVRMASSETLLEIKPLMTLLLIQKMKLFRM; this is encoded by the exons ATGTGGAAGGTGATGCAGCAGCGTGACGCGATGCACTACGGGAAGCTGGAGGAGTTCGTGACATCAGTATCGGAGACGGTACCTGGACTGCTGAGTTACAGACATCAGGCAAAGCTGGTCGTGGGTCTGCAGGCGCAG CTGATCCTGGAGCAGCTCGGTGCATCACAGTCTCCTGACCCTGAGTTAATTCTGTCTCATCTAAAGAGACTATGTGCTCCCACCCTGCCTGTAGGAAAA TTCCAGGGGAAGGATCAGAAAGTGCAGATGGCTGTGAAGAACTTCCACAGCCTGGTTCAGACTCTGCTTAAGAACCCAGAGGAAAGAATACGATTCTTCCAG GAGGACTTCGACTCTCAGTACGGGCCTCATTACGAGACCGCTCTGGAGAAGCTGCTGTGGGAGTTCCTCACCAGACTGGACCAGCTCCTGCCTGTCCCAGACCTCACCGAG ACTGCGTCGTGGCTCGCTGGCGCCCCTGCAGTCCTGGAAGAGTGTGCGCGTGCTGCGTCTCAGCCACAGCTCCTCAGGACTCTGCTGAAGCACGAGAGATGCTTGGGCCACCTGGACCCAGCTG CATCTATTCCCTCGTCCACCGGAGATTCCATTTTATCTTCCCTTTCCTTACCTCCTTCTGGCAGAGTACAACACCCATCCCACCAATCAGGATCTACAACAGCAGCAAACTGGGTCCCGAGTCCTGGCCTATCAACACAGAGATCGAAAATTGGGCAGAGGAGAGAAACTAGACCACCAATCGCACCTGTTATTGGCTCGATATCTGGTGAAGACCTCCCACAAAGCACTCCAGCCAATGACAACACAGTATCTATTTTGGAACAGGACACCACCAGGAAAGAATTGTGTGGAGACAGAAAAAGAAGAGATGGGCTCGATGACCCCTGTAAGGCTTCCAAGGCAACACCAGGCGGCAGCTCACCGGGAGACAGTGGCCCGCCTTCTAACCTTTCTTCCTGTATGAAGTGTGAGCTTCGAGTCGTCGTCACACGACTGGATATCAGAGATGTCACTCAACCCGTGCTGTTGAACGCCTCGGTCAGTGAGGAACAGGCTACAAAGTCTCCAAGAGACCAAGCCATCAACGGTGTGTCCAGAGGAAGAAATGGTAACAGAGTGACCCGGAAAAGGAAGCTCAGTAACATGTTGACTCTCCAGAAGCACCTGAGCAGTGTGACCGATCAGCA AACCTCTGCTGTCTCTCCTATCATACCTCTTGTAACTAAGGAAGTCCAAGTAAGGATGGCTAGTTCAG AGACTCTTCTCGAAATCAAGCCACTGATGACATTATTATTGATTCAGAAGATGAAGCTATTCAGAATGTGA
- the LOC143497866 gene encoding uncharacterized protein LOC143497866 isoform X2, which translates to MWKVMQQRDAMHYGKLEEFVTSVSETVPGLLSYRHQAKLVVGLQAQLILEQLGASQSPDPELILSHLKRLCAPTLPVGKGKDQKVQMAVKNFHSLVQTLLKNPEERIRFFQEDFDSQYGPHYETALEKLLWEFLTRLDQLLPVPDLTETASWLAGAPAVLEECARAASQPQLLRTLLKHERCLGHLDPAASIPSSTGDSILSSLSLPPSGRVQHPSHQSGSTTAANWVPSPGLSTQRSKIGQRRETRPPIAPVIGSISGEDLPQSTPANDNTVSILEQDTTRKELCGDRKRRDGLDDPCKASKATPGGSSPGDSGPPSNLSSCMKCELRVVVTRLDIRDVTQPVLLNASVSEEQATKSPRDQAINGVSRGRNGNRVTRKRKLSNMLTLQKHLSSVTDQQTSAVSPIIPLVTKEVQVRMASSETLLEIKPLMTLLLIQKMKLFRM; encoded by the exons ATGTGGAAGGTGATGCAGCAGCGTGACGCGATGCACTACGGGAAGCTGGAGGAGTTCGTGACATCAGTATCGGAGACGGTACCTGGACTGCTGAGTTACAGACATCAGGCAAAGCTGGTCGTGGGTCTGCAGGCGCAG CTGATCCTGGAGCAGCTCGGTGCATCACAGTCTCCTGACCCTGAGTTAATTCTGTCTCATCTAAAGAGACTATGTGCTCCCACCCTGCCTGTAGGAAAA GGGAAGGATCAGAAAGTGCAGATGGCTGTGAAGAACTTCCACAGCCTGGTTCAGACTCTGCTTAAGAACCCAGAGGAAAGAATACGATTCTTCCAG GAGGACTTCGACTCTCAGTACGGGCCTCATTACGAGACCGCTCTGGAGAAGCTGCTGTGGGAGTTCCTCACCAGACTGGACCAGCTCCTGCCTGTCCCAGACCTCACCGAG ACTGCGTCGTGGCTCGCTGGCGCCCCTGCAGTCCTGGAAGAGTGTGCGCGTGCTGCGTCTCAGCCACAGCTCCTCAGGACTCTGCTGAAGCACGAGAGATGCTTGGGCCACCTGGACCCAGCTG CATCTATTCCCTCGTCCACCGGAGATTCCATTTTATCTTCCCTTTCCTTACCTCCTTCTGGCAGAGTACAACACCCATCCCACCAATCAGGATCTACAACAGCAGCAAACTGGGTCCCGAGTCCTGGCCTATCAACACAGAGATCGAAAATTGGGCAGAGGAGAGAAACTAGACCACCAATCGCACCTGTTATTGGCTCGATATCTGGTGAAGACCTCCCACAAAGCACTCCAGCCAATGACAACACAGTATCTATTTTGGAACAGGACACCACCAGGAAAGAATTGTGTGGAGACAGAAAAAGAAGAGATGGGCTCGATGACCCCTGTAAGGCTTCCAAGGCAACACCAGGCGGCAGCTCACCGGGAGACAGTGGCCCGCCTTCTAACCTTTCTTCCTGTATGAAGTGTGAGCTTCGAGTCGTCGTCACACGACTGGATATCAGAGATGTCACTCAACCCGTGCTGTTGAACGCCTCGGTCAGTGAGGAACAGGCTACAAAGTCTCCAAGAGACCAAGCCATCAACGGTGTGTCCAGAGGAAGAAATGGTAACAGAGTGACCCGGAAAAGGAAGCTCAGTAACATGTTGACTCTCCAGAAGCACCTGAGCAGTGTGACCGATCAGCA AACCTCTGCTGTCTCTCCTATCATACCTCTTGTAACTAAGGAAGTCCAAGTAAGGATGGCTAGTTCAG AGACTCTTCTCGAAATCAAGCCACTGATGACATTATTATTGATTCAGAAGATGAAGCTATTCAGAATGTGA